The genomic DNA GCGGTCATGGAAGTGATCCAGCGAATCGAGCAATTGGCCTTGGGGAGCCTGCCGGAAATTCATTTGCTGAAATTGCAGAATGTTGATTCTCAATCACTCGCACAGTTGATGAACGATGTCTACGAACAACTTTCGGAACTTCGCAGTGACAACGCTCAACAGAAAGCAGCGAGCGTCAATGTTGTGCCAGTTGTGACTCCTAATGCGATCTTGATTCTGGCTCCATCGAATACAATGGAAGCGATCCTGCAACTCGCAGAGGAATTGGATCAACCCGTCGACCCGAGTCACGAAGTCGAAGTCTTCCGACTCCGACACGCCATTGCATCAAGCGTGGTTACGATCCTCGAAGGATTCTATGAAGAGCAAGTTGGGCTGGGGACGAGGCTGAAGGTCGCAGCCGATGCGCGAACGAATTCGGTTGTCGTTCAAGCACGGCCGCGCGACCTCAGCGAGATCGCTTCTGTCATCAAGAAAATTGATGCCGATGAAGCGGCCTCTGTCAACCAGATGAAAATTTTCAAGCTCAAGAGTGCGCTCGCGGATGAATTGGCTGAGTTTTTGAACTCTGCGATTCAAAGTGTCAGCGATCCCCGAGCTTCAACTGTGGGACAAACACAAACAGGGCAGGGGCAACAACAGCAGACTGACCCGAAATCTGTCGTCTTAGAGTTCCTGGCTGAAGATGGCCAACAGCTGGCACGTTCCGGATTGCTCTCCGATATTCGTTTCAATGCCGAAACGAGAACGAACAGCCTCGCGGTGACAGCTCCGGCCCAGAGTATGCCGCTCATTCAAGAATTGATTCTTCTTCTCGATCGCCCGAGTAGTGCGGTTGCGGATGTCAAATATTTTCGACTGAAAAACGCCGACGCCCTCGACGCTGTCGAAATGTTGACGAGTCTCTTCGAAGAGAACACAAACAACAATAACAACAACAATGAAAGTTCATCGGGAATTCAACTCGTTGGTGCGACCGATACTTCGAGTTCGCTGCTTCCGTTGAAATTTGTGGCGGATGCTCGGACGAATAGTGTTGTCGCAACCGGGGGAGCGGATGCGTTGATTATTGTCGAGAACCTGCTGTATCGGCTTGATGCAACTGATCCACGAACGCGAACCACGAAAGTGATCAAGCTCATCAATGCTCCGGCTGCGGACGTTGCTGATGCGATCAATGTGTTCCTGCAATCACAAAGAGATTTGGCCACGATTGATCCGACCCGGGTCAGCACCAGCCAGCTTCTTGAGCAGGAAGTGATCGTGACACCGGAAGCGATCTCCAATAATTTGTTGATTAGCGCTACGCCGAAATACTTCGAAGAAATTGAAGCCCTCGCGAAGCAACTCGATGCAGAACCGGCTCAGGTTGTGATTCAGGCTTTGCTTGTTGAAGTCGCACTCGATAACAACGACGAATTCGGTGTTGAGCTTGGATTTCAAGATCCGATCCTCTTCGAACGCAGCGTGATTGATAACCTGCTGACGATTACGGAAACCATTTTCGATAATCAAGGAAACCCGACTTCAACCGCAACGCGAATTGTTTCTCAGGAAGCAACACCGGGGTTCAATTACAACAACCAACCCCTTGGCGGGAATAACGGTCCATTGGCCCAGCCTGCTCACGTCGGCACGCAAGGGTTGAGCAGCTTCTCGCTGGGCCGCACAAACAGCGACCTCGGCTACGGAGGTCTGGTCCTTTCAGCAAGTTCAGATTCTGTAAATGTTCTGATTCGTGCTCTGGCAGCCAGGCGGTCGGTCAGAATTTTGAGTCGTCCGCAGATCCAGGCATTGGATAATCAGCTTGCCCAAATTCAGGTCGGTCAGATTGTTCCAGTGACTGATGGGATCACACAAACTCAGACGACAGTTTCTCCTCAAATTCTTCGAGATCCTGCCGGGATCATTTTGACTGTCACCCCGCGAATCAGTCCCGAGGGACAGATCGTGATGGAAGTGGTCGCAGAGAAGAGTAAATATACGGATGAAGGGGTGGAAATTTACACTGATGTCACAACAGGCACAGTGATTACGGCGCCAGTCAAAGATATTTCTACTGCTCAAACAACCGTGAAAGTTCAAGACGGGCAGACGATTGTCCTCGGGGGAATGATCACCGATACGGAAGATGTTCTCGAACGTAAAGTACCGTGGTTAGGAGACCTGCCGTTTATCGGGCAAGCGTTCCGATTTGATTCGCAAGCGACTCAACGAACCGAACTTCTGATCTTCCTGACTCCGCGAGTGATCCATAACGGTTCTGTGTCAGAGCATATCAAACAAGTTGAAGCCAATCGAATTCACTTCTTCCAGGAAGAAGCTGAAGAGATTCACGGTCCTTTGATGGGAGTCCCATTCGAGACCGGAGAGTACATCGACAGTCAAGAATACCAGGGCGCTCCGCTCGATTTTGCACCAGGGGAAATCATCGTCCCGCAGGCCATTGATCCGGCAGCTCCTCCCGCTCCAGCCCCACCGGCTGTGGACTTGGAGACATCGTCAGAGACCAATGGCGTGTACCGACTGAACACGATCAAGAATCTCCAGTGATAGAGCATCTTCTGAATTGGTGTTCAGGTTCTGCCTCGTGACGAACAGCAAGTTTTAGAGAAACGGGTTCTTCACGGGGATACCGGTAGAGCAAACTGCTCTACCGGGAAGCAGGGCCAGATTAGAGTCATTCCAAAGACTGTTTTGCGTTCTGTCTCATTGCGAGCAGCCGATGCAATCGCGAAAGCGATATTCACGGGGGACAAGAAACGTTGGGAATGCACAAAGAACGAGGGAACCGGCGCGAGAGTGAGTCGTGTGACAGCGGAACATCCCGATGCACACACAGATCTCAAGAGGGACGTTATGAAGTTCAATCATCAATTGCTGTTGCTTGTGTCTCTGGGAACGCTATTAAGCGGATGTCAGATGATCACCTCGGTCAATCAGCATCTGCCGTTTGCCGCGAAATCACCAAGCCGAGCCCACGGGACACCGGTCGAGATGATCTGTTTATGGGAAGCTGCCGAAGGAAATGGACTGAACAATCAGCCCACACGCGGCTTTGCCGGACAAGTTCTGTTTTTTGATCAAAATGGTGAAGAACCGGTTGAGGTGCATGGGGACGTCGAAATCTATCTCTTCGACGATCTTGGAACCCCCGAAGAACAGTCGAAGCCGATCTACAAGTATGAGTTCGAAAAAGAAGTTTTTGAAAGCTTCAAAACCGAGACCAATCTCGGGATCGCTTACCAGTTGTTTGTCCCTTATCCAAAGAAAAACACCTACGAAGTCAACTGCTCGATTCGCGTCCGTGTCACGCCGGATTCGGGGCGTGCCATCTATTCCAAAATGGCGCAAGTCATGCTGCCGGGAACCCAACCTCCTGCTCGAAAATTGCCCGTAGCTCAGCCCGTCAATCGCGTTGAACAAGCAAGTTTTGAACAACATGTAACCTCAGAAGCTCCCAAAGCTGCTTCGCTTGAAGAAATCGAAGCCTACTTCGGACAAGCTACGCTTCCCAAACCAAAACCGAATCTCACCGCCGAAAAGCAACGTCTGAAATCGGCTCTCTCGCGAGTTGTGGATCAGGGGCAGGCAACAATGAATCAAGCACCACTCGATTTGACGGAAGCGCCAACGCATCCTGTTCAAACCTTGCAACCAGCCCAGCCGGAAGTACACCCACTCTTGAGCGAGTGACGCAAAGGAACTCAAGGAGATTTCGCCTCGGTCGATCCGTTTACAGCGATGGTTTACAAAATGACGCCTGAAATGTGCTGGATTCTGGCGAGTTGTGAGAAACAAATGCTTGCATCCGGGGTTGAAATTCGATGAAACTATAGGGAGACGTCTCCTCATTCAATCGGATTTCTGAGGTCTTCAGATGTTATTTCGTACTCTTTCGCTCACTCTGGTTCTGGTTTGTTTTACAGGGATCAGCGATGTTCACGCCCAATCTCTGTTTGGTGGAGGTGGAACCGGTGGGACCACTGGAGGAACAAATACCGGTGGACGTGCCACGGGAACAACTGGGGCTCAAGGGCAATCGACATCAGGGATCGATACTGGACAGACGATTGGAACGACAAATCTGAACGCAGCAGACGGAAGTTTGAGCGCAACGGTCGGACAGGGATCCTTTGTCGGTGGCCAGAACAGCGGAACATTCGTTGGTAATCGATTTACCGGTCAAACGGCAAGTCAGGGGACAAGTGCTCAGTTCGGAGGATTGCAAAACAACAACCAAACTCAGAATCGCAGCACTCAACAGCAAACAGACCGGAAATCTGTCCGGCCCGTTTTTCGGATGGCCTTTGTTGCCCCCACACTCCCGCAGCAGGAGATTGAATCTCGCCTGATTGAGACCGCGATCGCATTACCACCGATTGTCGCTGGCAGTTCGTCGATCAACATCCAGGTTGATCCACAGGGACAAGTCACTCTGAGTGGAGCTGTCGGAACTGAGCGAGAGAGAAAGTTGCTCGAGTCTTATGTCCGTATGGAACCGGGTGTCCGTGGTGTCAAAAATAGTTTGACAATCAAAGAGTAAGCGTGAACGACCGGTGTCAGTGAGAGTTTGCAAAACTCAAAAACTGCTGTTGGGCAGCTGATTTCACCGGCGAAGAGTTGCTCGGAGTTACTTCGTTACTTCTGGTCGTCAGGTGATTGGAAAAGGTTGATGAATCTTTGAGGGTCAAGGAGCGTCTCGGTCCAGGATTTCTTCTTGGCTGAAAAGTTGTTCCAGACCTGTCCGACGTATGGTCGATACGTCGACTGCACAACGCTCAAAAAACCTTCTTTGCGGAGTGTCGTTAAAGCGTCTTGATAATGTTGCAGGATGTTTCTTTGCAGCAAGCTTCCGACAACTTTTACCCCAGTGACGGCACTCGTGCTCATCATGGATGCCTGATCGACAGTTTGCATGGCGACGGCGGTCGCTGCCTCGAACAGCGTGACGTTCTCTTTTGTTGCCGTTGCGCTGAGGGACTCCCAGTATTTACGAACTTCGCTTTCGGGAAGCAATTTTCGTAAGTCGGCCCGATTCGCAGACTCGCGTGTTTCCGCGACGAACTCCCGCAACTCCACGATAGAAAGCGGCGGTTTGTCAAACTTTGAGGCCATGTTTCCACTCGTATTCTGGATCGCATCGAGGATGTCATCCACATTATGAATCGTGGAGGACTCATCAATGATGCCCTGCTTTTCGAGTTCGACGGCCAATTCCTTCAGATATGTTGACGAGCCGTAGGCGATGTCACTGACGGCAGCCAAAATCCACATCGGTGAGACATGCAAGGTCGCAATCCCGGCAAGGTCGACGAAGTTGCCGATCGCTTTCTTGGCAAGATGTTCTCCGGCGTTGTCGTCGCCGGGAGTCTGTGATTCGAACCCGCCCACGGTCTCAGTCAGGAAGGTCAAAGAGTTGTGGATGGCGACTTCGTAAGATTTCGAATTCTGGAAAGCTTGCGGAATCATCAGCTGAGCTGCTTCTCGCAATGTTCCGGCGGTCATCCCGACAGCACTTCGCAGAACCCGCTCAGGCATAGAAACACCGTAAAGCAGCGATTTTACGAACCCGGGATTTTCAATCGCCACTTCTTCTGGAAGTGTCGAGTCCGTTTGAAGGTCAGCGACCTCTTGATTGACCGCTGCGGCATCAGTCCAGGTTCCTCCGCAAGCTGGACAAGTCTGCTTGATGAGTGGTGCGACACCTGTGCTGTCCATGGGGGCCAAACAGTTTGGGCACGAAAACAGAACCGCGTCCAATGCTTGAGGCTTGGCAAATGTGGCGTTTTGAGGTTCAGGAGGGGTCTCCCCACGCACAAACTGCCCGCTGCATCTCTCGCAGCGAAGCACCATTTGGTCGTCATCCAACGAGACCAGCAAGGTCCTGCAATTCGGACAGATCGCCATCGATTGCATCAGCGTTTTCCAAATTTTGGTGTTTCCGAATGTTTGTCCTGTCCGTGAAGCTTACTTTATGACTTCAAAGACTGCTCGCCACGAGGCACAACCTGAAAATCAATTCGAAAGATGCTCTATTCGGATGAACGGTCAATCAACTCCACTGGATCAAATTGGTTGAGAAGTTTGCTTGATTTGTCGAGATCGCAGAAAAAAAGCCCGTCCAACGGGAGTGGAGTCCCGTCGGGCAGGCATCATTATTGTTATCGCAGTTTGCTCTAAGCCAGTTCGTTTGTCTCGGGGAGTTCGCCATCGCGGCTTCTCCAGACCGATTTCGGCGTGCAGCCAATTGCGGCGATTGTGATCTGGGAAGCGACAAACAGGGCCAGCCAAGCGAGACGGCCTTCGGTGAAACCGTAACTGTGCAGACCAACACCCAGTTCGTTGACACCGAACCAGGACCAGCTGACCACTGCGTTTCCTAAAACTGCTAACACTGCGATTCCTCGCTCTTTCACGAGGTTCCCCCAGCGGGCATGCAGGACAAGAGCATTCCAGAGCACGATAATCAGAGCTCCGTTCTCTTTCGGGTCCCAACCCCAGAAGCGCCCCCAGGAATCATCTGCCCAGAGTCCACCCAGAACGGTCCCGATGAAGCTGAAGAAAGTGGCGAAGCAAAGTACGCCGTATGTCATACGTGTAATTTCCTTCGACATGTTCTTGTTCAGGCTGGGAGTGAAAATTCCCATCATCAAATAGATGATTCCGAGTAAGCCTGCCAGATATGTGGTCGAGTATCCGAGGGTGATGCAGACAACATGTGTCGCAAGCCAGAACTGGGTGTCGAGGACCGCTTCCAGCACAACGAACGTATCACCATCGCTGGCGAGGCCGTCAGCAATTCGGAGTGTCATAAACCCTGCAGCCGCACCAACGAGGTTAGCGACACCGAGTTTCGAGACCATTTCCAGGATGATACTTCCGAGAACGACTGCCCAACCAATAAAGATGGCAGAGGAGTAAAGGTTCGTCACAGGTGGTCGACCGGAGATGTAAATTCGGCCAATCAACGCCACGGTGTGAATCAGGAACACAGTACACAAAACCCAGAATGCAGATCGTTGGAAAACCTGTGGTAGGAAAAGCCAGCCAAAAGCTGCCAGAATTCCAGCGAAGACATAAAGCGTTCCCGCAACATAGAAGGCGTCGAAACGATTATAGATCGCTTCGAACTCCGTCTTGTTCATGATGTTTGCATCCTCACCGGTATGTGGGTAGGAGGCAAGCAATTGCTGGTATTTCGCGAGATCGGTGTTGAATTTTTCAACATCACCAGCTCCATACGCATCAATCATCGAGAGGAAGAGTTCCATAGCTGGAGGCTTGGAGAAGGCTTCATCTCCGACCGACAAGAGCGCGTCGTAGGCTTTGCTGAAGACCATTGCTCGAGTGACTGATTCCCAATCAGTCCCCGGCTCATCCTCGTCAGAACCCATCTTGTCATCGATATGCGTAGGCACAATCAAAGCGATTGGGACATTTCTAAATGCTTCCTGATGCAGTCGATCGAATTCTGTAATTTTGGATCTCAACTCCAGTGCGGGCGACATGGCTTGTGCGGAGTCATCTTTGGCCCGCATCAAGTCGATAATTCGTCCGCCGCCGACTGTGAATTCCAACAGGACATACGATTCAATTTTGTTGGAGAGTTCAATGATTTTTCTCTCGAACAGTGACCGTTCGTTCGGAGGTGTGTCGGACGCAGCGACTTTGAAGTCTCTCGGCTTTTGTGGGTCAAGATTCGTCAAGCCTTCCAAGTCCCGCAGGATTGTCAGCATCCCCATTTCTTTGATGCCGTCCACCTCGCGTGAGTTGAGCAGTTCATTGAACGAGTAGGTGAACCGTTTACGGTCTTCGAGTCCGAGTGCTTCAATGACTTCTTTGTTTTCAATTTTGAAAACACGTACATCACGGGAAGATTCTTTGCCGGTCATGATTTGAAGCAACCATTCGCTGGCAGGGTGCTTTTTCCCATCTTCATCGCGATAGGTTTCGTAATCAGAAAGTTTCAGCAGGGCGTTACGGGCGAAAGAATCAATAGGCATCGACCGACCTTTGTTCCACATTGGAAGTTCGCCAAAGGTGGCGATGTGGAATTCACCCGGTTTTTCTCGTGGAGCGCGGCCAGCCATCGTGACTGAGAAAAGAATCCCCACGGACAAAACAGCTGCGGTGATCCAGCCAGCAACGTCAAGTTTGCTCGCAGGTTTCCATTTGTTGGCGATGCTTGCTGTGGGGGCTGTGTTACTGGATTTTGCGCGACGACCGAGGTACCGAAGCAGTGTTTGACCGAAGTGGAACATCATCCCGACCCAGACAATCATGCAGGAGACATACGGGGTCATCCAACCAGCGTTGTCAACAACTTGCAGTGTTGTGAATTCTCGGTTTCCTTCGACCAGTCCATAGTTCGATTGGTAGAAAGTTTTTCCCGCGAACCGCATCGGGTTGTTCATCCAGATGCGATGTTCAAACGTCAGATCCTCACTCGGCTTGTTCAGAGTGATGTATGAGGAATAGTCTTTAACCTTGCTGGTCCCTTTGTAATCGTTCTTTTGGACGTCATCGAGAGTGATTGAAAAGTCGTAGTAAAGGCGAACATATCGAAGCGCAATGTCGTATGTCTTATTGCCAACTCGGACAGTTTGAGCGCGTCCAAAGTTGCTGTCTGAGAGGTCAAAGATTGAGGACGTCAACCAGGTTCCGAGTTCTTTTCCGTCTTTCGATGTGAGAGTGACATAGAGGCTCGGTATGTCGACGCTTCCGCCTGTGTCAGTTCCTTTGACGTTGTCTGCGGGGATCGCAACGACTGATTTTCCAACACCTTCGGTGGCATCGTTCTCAGGAATCTTTTCATTGGGGCCAAAGCTTCGCAGACCACGAACATCAGAGTTGCGATAGAATTTGACAACTTTCATGTCAAACGGCAATTTTGGGCTCGAGATATTGGTCCCGTTCTTCTCTGATTGTTGTAACAGGCTCTGCGAGACAACAGTTTCGAGGTCTTCATCTTGTCCCGAATGGTCGATCACCGCGAACTCGACTTCGCGGATATCGCGACTGAAGTTCGAGGTTTCCCCTTCGATGATGGTCATCTGACTTTCAACATGCTGAACGCCAACAAGGACGTCGTAGAACATCATCAAGCC from Thalassoglobus polymorphus includes the following:
- a CDS encoding secretin N-terminal domain-containing protein, with the translated sequence MMRLFSFSWRKHLATPAVCCLFAASAWTLDAYSQDSQFAAEKAEAEAEHSSSWDREKSESRNIRLNYVSTPWSKVLNDLAEKSGSTLIMHDVPPGKYSRRDWSRHARKEAVQILNRELEPKGFRIHVKNEYLTVMQSRRSRPEYQRPVAPRPEEPRPVTPRPVTPRPVTPRPVTPRPVTPRPVEPRQIPEVAQQMPARPVGQWVSPPENVPARPVQTLNTRVQRPDTFARGTSLIQRAGFEEEQSQSAPAEVGTLAISPKNRPALDIAKQIHKAFKSRSQLENAGPNGLPAFIVSHAMEDDNAGETQFTVEIDTAGNRLLITATENVQQGLKLLVQRIDVNPLTGKELPTLVSGNGSTAQIGKQLQQPLRMISQARQRSEILGTGPGGQQHANPLAEGPMLAQAEGQPQPGTPNAAPSENQNPMPAAPGSGGISSDLVGNLKGDVTIEALDDLDLLILRGNAGDVNAVMEVIQRIEQLALGSLPEIHLLKLQNVDSQSLAQLMNDVYEQLSELRSDNAQQKAASVNVVPVVTPNAILILAPSNTMEAILQLAEELDQPVDPSHEVEVFRLRHAIASSVVTILEGFYEEQVGLGTRLKVAADARTNSVVVQARPRDLSEIASVIKKIDADEAASVNQMKIFKLKSALADELAEFLNSAIQSVSDPRASTVGQTQTGQGQQQQTDPKSVVLEFLAEDGQQLARSGLLSDIRFNAETRTNSLAVTAPAQSMPLIQELILLLDRPSSAVADVKYFRLKNADALDAVEMLTSLFEENTNNNNNNNESSSGIQLVGATDTSSSLLPLKFVADARTNSVVATGGADALIIVENLLYRLDATDPRTRTTKVIKLINAPAADVADAINVFLQSQRDLATIDPTRVSTSQLLEQEVIVTPEAISNNLLISATPKYFEEIEALAKQLDAEPAQVVIQALLVEVALDNNDEFGVELGFQDPILFERSVIDNLLTITETIFDNQGNPTSTATRIVSQEATPGFNYNNQPLGGNNGPLAQPAHVGTQGLSSFSLGRTNSDLGYGGLVLSASSDSVNVLIRALAARRSVRILSRPQIQALDNQLAQIQVGQIVPVTDGITQTQTTVSPQILRDPAGIILTVTPRISPEGQIVMEVVAEKSKYTDEGVEIYTDVTTGTVITAPVKDISTAQTTVKVQDGQTIVLGGMITDTEDVLERKVPWLGDLPFIGQAFRFDSQATQRTELLIFLTPRVIHNGSVSEHIKQVEANRIHFFQEEAEEIHGPLMGVPFETGEYIDSQEYQGAPLDFAPGEIIVPQAIDPAAPPAPAPPAVDLETSSETNGVYRLNTIKNLQ
- a CDS encoding TFIIB-type zinc ribbon-containing protein; protein product: MQSMAICPNCRTLLVSLDDDQMVLRCERCSGQFVRGETPPEPQNATFAKPQALDAVLFSCPNCLAPMDSTGVAPLIKQTCPACGGTWTDAAAVNQEVADLQTDSTLPEEVAIENPGFVKSLLYGVSMPERVLRSAVGMTAGTLREAAQLMIPQAFQNSKSYEVAIHNSLTFLTETVGGFESQTPGDDNAGEHLAKKAIGNFVDLAGIATLHVSPMWILAAVSDIAYGSSTYLKELAVELEKQGIIDESSTIHNVDDILDAIQNTSGNMASKFDKPPLSIVELREFVAETRESANRADLRKLLPESEVRKYWESLSATATKENVTLFEAATAVAMQTVDQASMMSTSAVTGVKVVGSLLQRNILQHYQDALTTLRKEGFLSVVQSTYRPYVGQVWNNFSAKKKSWTETLLDPQRFINLFQSPDDQK
- a CDS encoding BON domain-containing protein, which codes for MLFRTLSLTLVLVCFTGISDVHAQSLFGGGGTGGTTGGTNTGGRATGTTGAQGQSTSGIDTGQTIGTTNLNAADGSLSATVGQGSFVGGQNSGTFVGNRFTGQTASQGTSAQFGGLQNNNQTQNRSTQQQTDRKSVRPVFRMAFVAPTLPQQEIESRLIETAIALPPIVAGSSSINIQVDPQGQVTLSGAVGTERERKLLESYVRMEPGVRGVKNSLTIKE
- the ccsA gene encoding cytochrome c biogenesis protein; this translates as MASTTDKKTNVDQIPSHDTFNIESSSSSESWKTVQSILKPLASLKLTVVLFGAAIFIVLAGTFAQVHDDIWTVVNEYFRVDLGRLISSSSLPLINLGELFVWVDADLFFPESFFPPNPTFPDNLNWMAAIWPDGSKNLPDNFGIYFPKGWTIGILMGLNLLAAHTVRFKVQASGTRLIVGSVILGLGTIFTYLVILSGSSENGLQSNPILSYETLRLIMLTTLCGLTGATIYGTFALGPKEQKWLSGIGAVLLALTAVFTAYWEANDEASMRILYQLVKATLASVILLVGCIAVFKRRAGIVLLHAGIGLMMFYDVLVGVQHVESQMTIIEGETSNFSRDIREVEFAVIDHSGQDEDLETVVSQSLLQQSEKNGTNISSPKLPFDMKVVKFYRNSDVRGLRSFGPNEKIPENDATEGVGKSVVAIPADNVKGTDTGGSVDIPSLYVTLTSKDGKELGTWLTSSIFDLSDSNFGRAQTVRVGNKTYDIALRYVRLYYDFSITLDDVQKNDYKGTSKVKDYSSYITLNKPSEDLTFEHRIWMNNPMRFAGKTFYQSNYGLVEGNREFTTLQVVDNAGWMTPYVSCMIVWVGMMFHFGQTLLRYLGRRAKSSNTAPTASIANKWKPASKLDVAGWITAAVLSVGILFSVTMAGRAPREKPGEFHIATFGELPMWNKGRSMPIDSFARNALLKLSDYETYRDEDGKKHPASEWLLQIMTGKESSRDVRVFKIENKEVIEALGLEDRKRFTYSFNELLNSREVDGIKEMGMLTILRDLEGLTNLDPQKPRDFKVAASDTPPNERSLFERKIIELSNKIESYVLLEFTVGGGRIIDLMRAKDDSAQAMSPALELRSKITEFDRLHQEAFRNVPIALIVPTHIDDKMGSDEDEPGTDWESVTRAMVFSKAYDALLSVGDEAFSKPPAMELFLSMIDAYGAGDVEKFNTDLAKYQQLLASYPHTGEDANIMNKTEFEAIYNRFDAFYVAGTLYVFAGILAAFGWLFLPQVFQRSAFWVLCTVFLIHTVALIGRIYISGRPPVTNLYSSAIFIGWAVVLGSIILEMVSKLGVANLVGAAAGFMTLRIADGLASDGDTFVVLEAVLDTQFWLATHVVCITLGYSTTYLAGLLGIIYLMMGIFTPSLNKNMSKEITRMTYGVLCFATFFSFIGTVLGGLWADDSWGRFWGWDPKENGALIIVLWNALVLHARWGNLVKERGIAVLAVLGNAVVSWSWFGVNELGVGLHSYGFTEGRLAWLALFVASQITIAAIGCTPKSVWRSRDGELPETNELA